The nucleotide sequence AGAGTCAAAGCTACTGTAGCAGACATTGCTAACTGCCATTTATTtgcaatattaataaaaattcaTTACCGCAACATGTCTTTACCGCAGCAGCTTTACGTGTCACGGTAAAGACCTTGTGTTGCAGTAGATACAAATTCAAGgcaaattattaaaatacaaattattaAGGCGATTATATACGTAacacaaacatgtcatttttgcaACTATAGATGAGACCAAGTTTTAGCTGTAAAAAgtatacattttacacacatttgttgTGGTTATTCTGGATGATATTGAGGTCACTGCTTTAGGGCCCCAGCCTACCATGACCATACCTGTAGTAGAGCAAGAACCACTGATAGTTCACATGACACGAGGGAGGGGAAAATACAATTCCAGAGAACTTTAATCTTTTCCTCACAGTGGGGGAGGGGACTAAGTTTTCTGTGAGAACGCTAATAGTTCACAACATAGGGGATGAGCAAACATAACAACGCTTGCAAAGCAAACTTCTTAACCATTTCTCTTGGACCTCTAAGCAAAGGTTTTTTTTGATGCTCTTTTGATGAGGATGAGACCCATAGTGTTGACCCTCCTGTAGTTTTTCAACCACCAGCACGTTTCTTCCAAAAATGAAAAGTTATGAGATGACAAGCTTAGATaggtggcgtgtgtgtgtgggtatggaGACCTACTTGTATGCCTACATTGGGATGCTCATTTTAGCAGGAGTGTACAAGTCAAAATGCAAAGCAAGGTGCACTCACACTCTCTGGTGGGCTGTAGGAAAAATATGCAGTTCATATTCAGTTAAATTCATTTTCTAGAGGTCAAATTGACCccaaagataaaatattttcataaatatgaatataacaGGAGGTAACATTTACCATTAAAATTGTGTCCTTACTGACACAACATGTCATTACCGTATTATTGctttatttgaattattatgATTTTATTAGCAAAAACACTTCAAAATCACTTAAGTAGAGATGATTAATACATTAGAATTGCAGtaatttaataattacattttttatttgaattaaaggaaaatctagaaaataaatgttgctgtaatgtaagaaatattttgtaagaaaaagtgatgaaaaccataaaaaataaacatgttccAGATTAAAATCTTAATGACACAATACATTTTTGTCTACGTGTTTATATGTATTACAGACTCAgaagtttaaattaaaattcatacaagtggaattttcttttatttgggAGGTCAAAAGTGACCGTAGTTGCAGAAACAAGCTGCGGCTGACCTCGCCTCTGAGGATGACATTCTCTCTAAAACAAGCCAAAATACTCTCACCCAGCATCTTGCTGACGTATGGCTCAATGTCCACATCCTGGAGGTGCTGGTGCGTATGCGCGTGGTAGAGGCGCAAGGTCGAGTCTAGCCGAATCGACACCCACACACCGTCGCCGATCCACGCTAGCTGCCGCACCTGACTCTCCCTGCGAGGGTGGGCGTCGAAGGACTTCTACAGAGCGGTAAAAGAATCAGGGGTAGAGAAAATCAAGTGATTATTGCAGTTTTGTTGCTGCCCCATAAAAGGCAAAAGCTGATGTGACAGCGAGTTCATAACATACCTCGATCTGCATGCTCTTGGGCTGGATGACGTGGACCTTGTTCTTGTAGCCGCACCAAACCTTATCATGGACCACAGCCATGCAGCGGATAGAGTGATGAGGCCGACCGAGGTCCATTAGGTGGTAGTTGGACAAATCCCACTGGCCATCTGTTGACAAACCAACacaaaagttacaaaaaattaattaacaCTTGACAACAGTTCCTACACTTCCACACAAGACACACTAAAACCATGAACTCACAACTTAGTGTTTTATCATCAGTGAAGCTGTGATACAAGATTTTAAAAAACGTCTATCTATTTTAATCAGTTTAAATGGGTGCAAACTGGACACATTGCTGTTTTCTGTGAAAGCCTTGTGAATTCAGTATTGGAAATTTCAGCCTGAATTGTGGGAATGCTAgttcttaaaaaatatatttaaaatcccAAATACCCTCTGATCTATGGAATATGGCGAGGGTCCCATCGGCGAGTGCAACCAACACACGACCTTTCACATGCCTGCAATTAGGGAGGAGACAGAGACTGCTGAAAAAACTTCTGATTCTAAAGTCCCAACTAGAAAACATTTGCCTACGATGTAGACATAGTTTAAGTGAGTGAGTTTAACTGCCACCACCACTTACACCAGACTGAGCACAGAGTCTTTGAGTTTGATGGAGTGGAGGCACTTCTTCCAGTTTCCCACTGCTGAATGGACGTAGAGCCTTGAGGGAGAACAGAGGCAAGATACTCCAGAGCAAAACCAAGAAGAGTTCAAAAGAAGCATgtcatgatatttattatatatgtgtgtgtgtcttggatGGAAGAGTCAAGCACTCTGTTGTGGTGAATGTTCCTATCCAGCATTCTTACAAAGTAAAGAggtaacaataaaaatataagcTTAtgtgttaagttaaataaataactatagTACATGTTTTTAGATACCATCAGCAGAAGAGTAGTTCTGCTGAGCGACTTACCAGCCGTTCTGGGCCCCAAGCCACATAGTAGGGGCCACGCTAGTGTAGCTCTTTGCTTCCTCACCTCCATCCTCTGACTCTGGAGGATGACAAGCTTCATCTTTGGACTGACCCCCGTTCCTGTGCGGACACACGACATACACATAGTTGTGTAGATCTTTTCATTGTGTATTCATTCACATTCCCCATGATTATCTTTATATGGACAGACTTTGAGCTCCTACCTGTCAGAGGTGTCTGCTGAACGAGGATGGGGATCGGTGAAGACGTGCTCAGTAAATGGTCCTGGAGGTCCCAGTTCTGTGTGGCCGGCTGTTGACTCGGGAACCTCAGTGGCCTCGGTGGCCTCCTCAGCCGACTGGGCGGGGTGAATCTTCCCATTCATGGGAGGAGCAGTGGGGGCTAAAGCACAACAAAGCAgttaaaataaacagacaaagaGGTGCGATGGACACCTTACTATGATCATAAAAAGATGCTGGACCATTTAAGATGTTCCCACCTTGTCCTTTGTCCATTATTGGAGTGTCAGTGCGTGAGGAGCAGTTGCTACGGGCAACGCTGCAGTTGGTGGCGCAGCCAACAAGAGTGATACCAGCCAACATGCCCTCAACGCTGCCAGTGTCCTCGCCTCCACCAGCTCCACCGTCACCTGGATCCAACACGATCTCTCCCGCTGGATAGTCGCTCTCACTGgcagctgcaaacacacacacacacacacacacacattaatacatgtaaacacactgcaGCTGTACAAAAAGTACATTCCCTTCAACATACCAGATGTATAACAATGCAACTATAGAGGTTTAACAAGCACTTGAGTCTCACCCGGCACACTGGAGATGCAGAGCACGTGGGCATTGCAGACGTTGAACTGGTCGACCAGTGAGCCCGGCTGGTTGGCATCGATGATGACCACCTTGCTGGCAGTGTGGGTGCTGGTGAGGATCCACACCCGACTGCTCATAGTGTCTGTTTCCTGGAGCTCCTTCGACTGGGTgagcagaggagggagagacaaGACGTCAGGGTTTTAACACGGTCACGACTAACTGATAAAGGACAGACATGGTTCATGTGCTCTTCCACGCCTATGATCGATTTCTAGCTGCTGTGAATGCATGTTTTAAACTACGCTCTTGTAGTAATATAACCAACAAATGTCctgaaattgatttttttttacactcgGCCTACCTTCCTCTTCTCTGGGGAGCTGTGGCTGCTTTTCTTGCCAGCTCCATCCTCCTCAGCGTGCAGGGGGTCGCTGCTGCCTGACGGTGCTTTTGCTGGTACTGACTCCTGGCTGCTGGCCCTCCAACCTGTCAGGTCCACCCCAGCTGCACACCACAACTACAAGCACGTGCACGCACATAcgcatgatttaaaaaataagcacATGTGAGTGACTTAAATGGCGATGCCCTTTTTAAAACTATGTTAGTGAAGCCTCATTGAGATGTTGCCTTCCCCCCCTAGACTCATTAGCTGGGTTCCCTGCCACAACATCCTCTGGCCTTGTGTTCCACCCTATTTAGGACACATTTATGCTTAATTTTTGGCCTAAAATCAGCCCGACTGACTCTCTGGTTGCCACAACTTTCGACCTAAGTGTGCCTTTAGTTAGCTTAATTACTGCCTAAGACTCATCCAATGCTGCTGAGGAGTGGCTCATTTGgcttaaaatcttaaaattaaatattcatgatATTTAtcttcaaaacaattattttaagttGTTATTAAGAGTTTAACTGTCTTTCCCTGAAATCCTCACCTTCCTGTTTGGGTCCTTCTCAACAAGAGGACGACAGTACACAGGGACGGGCACATTCTTCATTcggttgtcctctttctcattAGTGGTCTAAAAGCAGAGGTGAGAAGAGGTCAGGAGACAAGCAATGAAGTGAATTAATGTCTGGTTCCATCAAAACATCTCCACTGTTACTGGCCACTAATTAAAAACAAGAacattcagtgtgtgtatgtaatgtaaacaGTTAAACGTATGCCATTACTTACTAacttaaatgtgtgtttaaagtgATTTTTCCTTTAAGGAAGAACACTAAGATCAAGCAGGAGTAAGTATGTGATAACGGCATTGATGTGTTAACTCAggcaggtagagacagacagaggataAAGGTTAAAAGGTTGCAACAACATTGGCAAAGGGAGAGAAAATTAGATTGACTCAACTCCACTAAGACCGGAGTTTATCAGAGAGATGCAGTCATAAGGCATGTTTGTGTACCGTATGTGCAACGTAACATTTCTTCTTTCGTCATATCATGCCTGAAAATGAACAATTTCTCTTTATTGCATTATCTTTATGCATTTCCAGAATTACATTTCATGGCAGGTTATATTTAGATCAACCAGTGTTGGTCTTTTACTTTCACATGGAGCTGATAGTGCCTCAGTTTGCAAAGTAAAGTTCACGCTGTCTTGATTATGTGGATATCTGTATATAATAACTCTTATTCTTTTGATTCCtactatatattgtatttttacattagttttttatctaatgtgtattttcttatctgttgtgttgtgttgaatcTGGTGCTGCCGTAACAAGTGAATTTCTCCAGTGTGGGATCAATAATATCTATCTAAAATCTTCTTACACGTATTGAGTGTTTAGtctcttgtttttctgtattaGGCATCCGCTGCTATCTATGGGTCATGGAAAGTTAAAGGGAGGGGAAGCCCTAAGGGCGCATGCTGGCACTCTGTCGGTCTCACTTGCCTGTTGTCTCTTCAGCGGGCTGTCCTGAACGCTGTCCGTCTGAACACCAGGCTGCGGGAGACCAGAGTTAGAGCCACCTGCCTACCAACACACTCTGCCATCTGGCCTTTGAGCTGCACAGGGTCTCTCACATAGGATACACCATCCTGCTGTCGTATATATACTAAAGCACCAAATGAATGATCTAGCAGGTACAGTCAGAGCAATCTTTATCGTTTAACTGTGTTTGCCTATCACATTCTGTAGACCTGAGAAATTCAGGTTTATAAAGATTTGTACTTGTGacttaaatgtgtgtttgcatgtgtaacATCAGTGTCATACAGTGTGTGGGAGATTTGagttatttaaaatttaaatctaAAACTATAGATCTGTTCTACACATTTATAAACTTGAATTTCTTATGGCTTTAAAATGGCTTCAAATCTTATCATATTATAtgaatacagtatctcacaaaagtgagtacacccctcacatttttgtaaatatttgattatatcttttcatgtgacaaaactgaagaaatgacactttgctacaatgtaaagtagtgagtgtacagtgtaaatttgctgtcccttcaaaataaaatatcacagagcaattaatgtctaaacagctggcaacaaaagtgagaacacctctaagtgaaaatgtctaaattgggcctaattagccattttccctccccggtgtcatgtgacccgTTAGAGTTACAAAGTCTCAGGTGTGAATAGGGAGCAGGTGTGTTGCAGGTGGGCTgtagggcagtattccaacatgataacaaccccaaacacacctctaagacaaccactgccttgctaaagaagctgagggtgaAGGCGATGGACTGGCTAAACAtctctccagacctaaaccctattgagcatctgtggggcatcctcatgATGTCGTCAttgaggagtggaagaggactccagtggcaacttttgaagctctggtgaactccatgcccaagagggtttaGGCAGTgttggaaaataatggtggccacaaaaTATTGAGACTTtcggcccaatttggacattttcacttagtggTGTAGTCCCTTTTGTTGCCAGCTGTTTATACATTAATTGCTGATTgcgatgtgttattttgaggggacagcaaatttacactgttatacaagctgtacactcactactttacattgtagcaaagtgtcatttcttcagtgttgtcacatgaaaagatataatcaaatatttacaaaaatgtggggggtgtactcacttttgtgagatactgtatattagaTAAATCATACAACTTAATTTGAGTCTTCACCTCCCTGGCTGTCAGTAACTTTTGCCAATCAGTAAAACAACTGAGTTTTTTCTAATGCAAAGTGagttatttgtgtatttttgttgtgtATGTGGAGGTCCAGAGGGGTCTCTAACCACGTaaggtggtttgtgtgtgtgtgtgtgtgtgaataccTGTTTAAAGCGAGACGGCACACTCCAGCCACAGGCCTGCATGATGCCGTCATCACGGCGCATGTGCTCGCGGACCTGTCGGTACTGTTCACGCCGCTGCTCTCGGCGAGCCAACAGTGCAGAGTCGCTGAGGAGAGACGCAACACCGTTACTGGCCAGTCTGGAAGCAACGGGAGGAAAGgaagggaaaagagagaaaagggcgAAGCGTTAGCAGCCTGGCCAGCCAGCAgcaagagatggagagaagagaTGAGAAGATAAAGCAGCAGCAGTTGTTACCAGCACAAGTTATACTTGTTTTCAAGCCAAGCAGTGTTTTATCACctgaaaattataattttaaatatgttgAGTGTTTTAGTCAGTGCTTGCGTAGTTGTGCTCAGTTTCCTTCATGCATAgcctttgtgtctgtctgtatgtgatATGTCTGTGGTCTGATGTatttatgtgtttctgtgtttgtgagacAAAGGCTAAAAAAGCAAAGACAACTTGAGTCAATATGAGAACAAGCTTACTGATTCAAACTCTGCCATCTAGTCACGCTTTAAATTCAAAACAGGAAGCTATAAGAAATGTTTATTCGTGTTAAATGTCAGGTTCATTATTACCAAAACCGGAACATCTACCACTAAAAGGATATTATCCCTCCAAATCATCTCTTTGATAACAACTGTGCAATAGCCAAAATATGCTTTGCCGTTATAGCCAAAGATCCAGATAAGATAATATTCAGAATATTTCCTTCACTCATTAAGATATTTGAAAACCATTCCTAAATGTTGAACGCTCTAATCTCCAAGCTGCCACAAGCGAGCAAGCAACCAGGTGCCAAAGTGGAAAGCAGATAAAGATGGAGGTTTAGGGTTTAGTGAAGGTATCTAGCAGGTTGCTGCTCACTCTTCGGGGAAGAACTCCAGTGTGCGGTTGGAGGTGGAGATCTGACACATGGTGTGGCTGCGTCGCTGAGAGAAACCGGCCGGTGAGGGAGACTTGTAGTGGATGTTGACGCTGTAGTACGGCCGCTTGACAGGCGGAGGGCTGGACGATGAGCTGAAGAGACGTGCAAAGCTGGCagatggagggagaaagagaatgaggcattttacttttgacagttttgttttaCCAAATAATTAGTTTGGGGCAATTCTTATTTCCCTTCAGTAAATAAGTTGAATAAAAGCAGAATCTCACAACTGCCAGATGGTGGACTTCTTTTTCTCTTGGATTTGAGGACTCTCCCGTGATGCCCTGAGAAGAAAGAGACGTGTGAGTCAAAGGATATCTCAGGCATTTATGTGCAAACAAAGTCACATTTTTGTGGTGCACTGAaataacatttcaaataaatgtgtggCTTAATGCAACATTAAATGTCTACAATTTGGAACAAAAGATAGCCTACTTATTCTTTAAGATCATTTACTGTCCTTGTGTTCTACTTTAAAAGCAGCGACTTCCTCTTGTCTACCTGATCATTTCTGTCCACCGGACGGCCTCCTGCAGCTCCATCAGCCTCTCTTTGTACTGATTCCTCTCCATCAACACACGGGCCATCTCCACCCGGGTGAACCGTCGTCGCTGCGTCATTGTCATGTCGCCGTCCTGCATGGGCGATGAAAACTGGGAGAGAGCATGGTgccatttttttaataaaacaaggTCTTCCACATCAACCAAACAACCCAAAATATTTAGTTTCATTAAGCAAAGATTAGAGATGCTGATGAATATGAGCAGTAAAACTTACTTTGTCAGCTTATATGTGGTTTGTTATGCGCTTTTCTACAGTCTGAGATTCTCATTATACTagtgataaagaaaataacactgATAACTCCAAAGAAGCATGAACACTGATTCAATGCGCAGGATCAGGTATGTAGACAGGGACACGGGCAGTTTTACTTACATCATCACCTCCTTCATCCTTGGAGTCCCGAGATGCACCAAGAGCCTCTGCTCTTAATCTGCAACccaaaagcaaaaacagcatTACACATCCTTTTTTGAGGCGTGTGAACTTGTGGACATGCAGGGAAGAAGTTGATGCCACTGAGACTGGGAGTCACTGGAGGAGCTTTTAGTAGGAGAAATCTGGGACTTAAGTCTTTGTTGACAATGCTTCTGGAGTTGCTGTGGGCATTAGCACATGTGTTACTAATATCATTAACACTGGATCCATTTTATTCAAGTGCACACTatcaagaccctgaaactgaagcagctaaatggaattcagcaaTTCTTGATTTGATTattaacacctgtgcttttttctGCTGACATCTCAAAATGTCTTTCTTAATTTCTGTTCTTCATTCCTAATAATGACGGTCTGAAAAGTCtaaaagagatgaaaagaaaaccaGAATATTCTACACTCTGTCCCTCCCTGTAAGTCCTTTTAATAATAAACCTTAATAAACACTTTAGCCCATTTAAGCTGTGCAAGAACTTGAAATGACAAGCTGTAAGAGATAACTGTTTCATCTGTTGTATTTCTACTAGTTGTACGGTCTCTCTGAAATGTTTCTGATGATGCTCTAGCACAAGAGCCTGAATCTGAAAACATATCTCAAGAAACCGGCATGACATTTGGCATCTTTGTAAGTATTTGAACTCAGTTGGAAgaccctttttatttattaccatCCATTTCACTTCTTGCTTAAAATGGTCTAGCTTTGTGGCCCGCAGGTGTATCTAATGCACCTTAACATTTATTAGGtgttgtaaaaatgttgttgtgcCTCTAGAAAGGTGTCCTGGTGAGTTTTACAATTTCCACCGTAGCACATGAAGTTGGTCCTATGTCGGCTTTAACCGCAGGTAAAAGGCATCGTCTTCCAATACAAGCAACCTCCTCCATAAACACACATAAGCTGCCACAATATGAAATCTATTGCTCACATACACAGACTGTTTTTTTAAGAGTTTAAGAGTTTGAACTGCAGGCAAACATGGCTGATTaacaaaaaaactgatttgAAAATGAGTTGAAAAGCACATTTACTGAAGTAAGGAACATTTTGATGGTGTGCTCCTTTATGATTTATTCTTCTTTGAAGAAGGGTTCCACAGTTAAGGAGTCCACCCAGCAGGACACAGAGTTCCTCCTGTCACTGACCCAACTAAGATTACTGAACGATCAATACAGGATATCACATGGAGCGTGAAGTGGCCAAGATGCTGTCTACAACACAGAAAAACTAAGATCTGTATTCAGACATTTTGTCCTCTGATTCTTTGGACCTGTCACCACTGGCAGTTTTTCAACACTATCATGTTACTcttcttctgtgtctgttgCCAGGATGCATTCACTCCGCCATGGAGGGTCACTTAGATTTGGATTACAGCAACACTgaaagtcattattttgagtcataaaagttattgttatctAACTGCTGCACTGTTTATTAAACTTGCATTTGACCTGGTATTATTGTTACCTGTAGCACCCCCAAATGTATTTCTAATTAAATTACCAATTTAAATGAGCATAGTGTTTTCTTCCTGAACTCATCGTGTTATTATTTTCACCTCTTAAGTTCTTCTTCCAGCTCCTTGACTCTGGCGTCCACCTTGTTCTTGGACTGCCTCACAGCCTCCAGCTCCTCCCTCAGCACCTCCTGCTCCCCTGAAAGCTCGTCCACTTTGGCTATAAGGTCATTTTTCACAATGTTGAGAGCATTTCTGTCAAGCAAAGAGCACAAAGTAAGAAAGACATCAAAACCCTTCCAGGAAACTACAAGTTGGGCTttcacgcacacacgcacgcacgcacgcacgcacgcacgcacgcacgcacgcacacacgcacacactaaactaagaacATGTTGTATGGGTGAGAAAACAAGGAAGATGGCAGGCAGACCTTCTGAATCCAGAAGAGGTGCAGATCATGAACCAATCAGAGGAATGTCACACtcatttaaacacacttttagagcacaaataaatattttattttttataaaatgagGATGAAGATTAAGACCAACACAGCTGCACACTTTAatcttctctgtgtctcttaCTTGGTCTCTAGGAGCTGTTTGTTCTCTGTCAGCAGGTTCTCCACCTCCTTGCCCATCCCTGAAACAGTCACATTCACACCTCTGTTACTCACCACACACAATGCACATCGTCCATTAATCAATAAACCCTTTTTTCGATAAGCAAAGTGCATTTCCCAGAAATTCTGTGCCAACGCTGCTTTTCAGATCAGCCAAAGGAATTGCCTTTTGTGGAGGATTTGCATAATTTGTTCCACAACTTGAAAAAGcttaaaattgaatttaaatgaaaatgaatggaCTGATTATTGATTTAGGGGCTCATGTAAACGAGGAAGCTAAATAGGGTTGAAAAGGAAGGTTTGTTGTTAAATAATCTGAAGAAAACACTAACTGACTTAAGTTAAGATCATCAGCTGGGAGGAGTCTTGGAGCATCTTTAACTGCTACAGCATCACCAGGCAACATTATAACTTTTAGTGTGCTGCCAGCTGGTGAGAACATATTGGCACAGTACACCCATCAAAATTCTTGATCAAAATAGGCCTATAACATGTCATTTCATCCAAACTTTATCCATGAGTGAACACATATTCGGAATTCAGGGTTGATCCCTTAACCACAACAATGATAACGTCATGCTCAACCTATTCATCTTGTTATCAAATCTTTGTTATTGCCAGACATTGAAAAGGACGTGCAAGCAGCAAGCACTGTGCAACATAagctaaaaacacaaactttaaGCAGAAATTTCAACACAGAGAAAAATCTGGACATGAGAACAtgtcaaaaacaaagaaacacaagaaaaacaaaaagccaaGAGGTTATTATATACCAGGTGTCAATTACACAAGACTGGTGACAGTTTGTCTACAGAGAAAATGATCCTTGGTGGACACTGGATTAGAAAATTCTGCAGTCAGATCACATACTGCAAAGTGCAAAttgaaaaattaagaaaaaaattaacatCTTTCTGGTTTCTGTGTCTTCTTACAGCTGCTAAGACCGGCAATTTTAACTGCAACGCTCGATTGCCATCTATTCCCTAAAATCAATCTCTTAATGTAAATAGTCATATCTTGGACTTTGAAGGTGGTGAGAAGGACAGCTGgaagatttattttttgatgAAACACCATCTTACTGGGAGGAAAAAACACTTTATGGAAGCCAACTGAGTTTGTCTCCTGTTGAACTGGTGTTCAACACACAGCCTGTTTACCTCTCAAGACTTGCACTTTCACTATTTTGTTCTTGATTCAGAGTTCTGCACAGCCTCTCTACCATTCCATTATTCTCCGGTAGTGTTTTCTTTCCAAACAAAGGtgtctttatattttaatgttctaTAAATAGGGAGTTCtttattgaaaaaatatataaaaacttaGCTATGTGAGATGCAAAAGGTggcacaaaaatgtaaatataaagccACACATAAAATGGACACAAAGCAGGAACCAGAAGGATGTAAAAGCTGGAGGCCAGGGAATGACATAACAAGCAAATGTGACCATGAGCGTAGGCAAGGTGTGCCTTACCGAAGAAATCATCACGAACTGGAGGCAAAAGAAGAAGAcgggagaaggagaaagaggaaaggcCACAGAtcagagaagaaagagaagggcaggaagggaagagaggagaaaaaggatGCTGATAAGCATTTTTGAATTTGGACGAGCAGGAGGGATAAAACctaagctaaaaacaaaagctgCCATCTGGccctgaaacactgaaacagcgTCAAGGAGAGagaatgattttttaaatttaattaatttccttaaagaataaaaatactGCATGTGCATGGATATTGGGCATCTACTGTATCATAAAAATGTCCAGATATCAAAGCAATCAatgaatatttatatattactaATTAAAACTATAGTAATGCACCCTTTTCTGATTTGTATACACAGAGATTAACATCTACTCTTAGCTGTGGAGTTTGGAGAGCAGAGAGGAGTCGAGAGAGTAAGATACCAACCAATGCATGCTCAGATACACACCTGAGAACTCGCCTATGGGTGTCACCAGCAGAAGCAcataaaaggggaaaaaaggaaacgGATGAGAGGTTAACAGATGGACAAGATGATGGGTCCccttctgtttcttctatagAAAAATCAGAGACAACAAATCTAAACCCAAAATAACTCAGTTGAGGTAACAGAAATTAAGGTCCACCAGAAGTGTATTGGCCAAAACAAGATTGACAATTAACATCTAAGATAAATAATAATCTGACTCTTAACTCTAACTGACTCTAACTTTTAAAGGTCTATTTACACTCACAACCTTTGAACTGAGCTGAACCAAACATGCCCTTGCCTCATAAGACAAGAGGGAAAAAACATATACAAagtataaagacaaagaaataataaaagtaacACTGCATGAATGGGCAGCTGGGGTTGGGGGTGCAGCCAGTGAGGGATTGTATGGTTTTTCAGGAAGTGACGCAGGGATGAGCTGCTGGCATGGAGTGTATTCCAGCCTCAGCCATGCAAGGTAAAAAAAAGTCAGAGTCGGCGCAGTGGCACATTCACACAGCCTCACATGGAGCTCCTGCCCTGCAGTAtcgcaaagcaaaaacaaatgctGGCTTTGTGCAACGCGCACATGCGTCCGCCCTTACTTCCCTTTGGATCTACACTTAATCTGATATTACGTTTTATTAGTAATATCACACATTGGCAGTTTTAGTAGTAGTCTCAAGCTTCACTTTCACCGGCTCAAGGTGAGCAATGATCACCTCAGGAGGCAGCTTCACTTTTCAGGCATTTTCCTTTGAAGTGAAATGCTGACCACTGACCAAAAGAGAACGATATCTCTGACCAGCAAAGTGATTTCGTGTCATTTGCTTCACCTTTACTGCCAAGCTTTAGGGCTTTAAAATAAGCA is from Micropterus dolomieu isolate WLL.071019.BEF.003 ecotype Adirondacks linkage group LG02, ASM2129224v1, whole genome shotgun sequence and encodes:
- the mapk8ip3 gene encoding C-Jun-amino-terminal kinase-interacting protein 3 isoform X2, whose translation is MMELQIDEVVYQDDYGSGSVMSERVSGLANSIYREFERLIRSYDEEVVKELMPLVVNVLENLDAVLTENQEHEVELELLKEDNEQLITQYEREKALRKQAEEKFIEFEDALEAEKKDLQVQVEFLELQGKQLELKTKNYSDQITRLEERESDMKKEYNALHQRHTEMIQTYVEHIERSKMQQAGSNSQSDGPGCGRTQRHTWRKSKAERPPSLSLYPSGEGMVRGGLGGARMMPGKDIWQVSELGQSTFCSAYQEDGSESDSVAATPSSTGSKSNTPTSSVPSATVTPINEGFLPHSEFDAMRAGNCRKSAKRLSRNMEVQVSQETRNVSIGMGSSDEWSEFQEIIDSTPELDMCVDPRVYGGGNSPSQGIVNEAFGINTDSLYHEIKDAKSDIIGDVDAGAELLGMGKEVENLLTENKQLLETKNALNIVKNDLIAKVDELSGEQEVLREELEAVRQSKNKVDARVKELEEELKRLRAEALGASRDSKDEGGDDFSSPMQDGDMTMTQRRRFTRVEMARVLMERNQYKERLMELQEAVRWTEMIRASRESPQIQEKKKSTIWQFFARLFSSSSSPPPVKRPYYSVNIHYKSPSPAGFSQRRSHTMCQISTSNRTLEFFPEELASNGVASLLSDSALLARREQRREQYRQVREHMRRDDGIMQACGWSVPSRFKQPGVQTDSVQDSPLKRQQTTNEKEDNRMKNVPVPVYCRPLVEKDPNRKLWCAAGVDLTGWRASSQESVPAKAPSGSSDPLHAEEDGAGKKSSHSSPEKRKSKELQETDTMSSRVWILTSTHTASKVVIIDANQPGSLVDQFNVCNAHVLCISSVPAASESDYPAGEIVLDPGDGGAGGGEDTGSVEGMLAGITLVGCATNCSVARSNCSSRTDTPIMDKGQAPTAPPMNGKIHPAQSAEEATEATEVPESTAGHTELGPPGPFTEHVFTDPHPRSADTSDRNGGQSKDEACHPPESEDGGEEAKSYTSVAPTMWLGAQNGWLYVHSAVGNWKKCLHSIKLKDSVLSLVHVKGRVLVALADGTLAIFHRSEDGQWDLSNYHLMDLGRPHHSIRCMAVVHDKVWCGYKNKVHVIQPKSMQIEKSFDAHPRRESQVRQLAWIGDGVWVSIRLDSTLRLYHAHTHQHLQDVDIEPYVSKMLGTGKLGFSFVRITALLIGGNRLWVGTGNGVIISIPLTETNKVSPTSSGGVIHVYSDDCSEKSSSSFIPYCSMAQAQLCFHGHRDAVKFFVSVPGNVLATLNGSVLDSPSEGQGSTAPQETEAQSVHNVLVLSGGEGYIDFRIGDGEDDETEEGENGGASQMKPALCKAERSHIIVWQVSYIPE